From Neosynechococcus sphagnicola sy1, the proteins below share one genomic window:
- a CDS encoding response regulator, producing the protein MLCTHQAGQNQTVGAFGVTSKRILVVDDEEAIREVVAACLQRLGGWEVLTATSGQEALQQASTEKPDAIVLDVMMPEMDGFAFLQQLRSNPETQPIPVVLLTANSYLPNPQLLPKLGVVLTISKPFLPIVLVKQIAQAMAW; encoded by the coding sequence ATGCTTTGTACACATCAGGCTGGCCAGAACCAGACGGTGGGGGCGTTTGGTGTGACATCCAAACGAATTTTAGTCGTCGATGATGAAGAGGCGATCCGAGAAGTGGTGGCAGCCTGCTTGCAGCGTCTGGGAGGCTGGGAAGTTTTAACAGCAACCTCAGGACAGGAGGCATTGCAACAGGCCAGTACTGAAAAACCAGATGCGATCGTACTTGATGTCATGATGCCTGAGATGGATGGATTTGCCTTTCTGCAACAGCTGCGCTCCAATCCTGAAACTCAACCCATTCCGGTAGTACTTTTAACAGCGAACAGCTACCTGCCCAACCCCCAACTGTTACCAAAACTGGGGGTGGTACTGACGATCTCGAAGCCCTTTCTGCCAATAGTGCTCGTCAAGCAAATTGCTCAAGCAATGGCATGGTAA
- a CDS encoding OB-fold nucleic acid binding domain-containing protein, whose amino-acid sequence MLASVPLSVSWQLGFRGVDFQSLADLCDRVACLKDARIDHRSVNRRALEALIQCGAFDRLNSNRKQLSHDLELVLDWAQSRAKDRAIGQGNLFDLLAPPPGATTQSSYELAPKAPQVEDFPQQEKLRLEKELLGFYISDHPLKPIQQSAQVLAPISLCNLESQPEDMHVSAIVMVTAVKAVTTKKGDRMAIVQLEDLTGHAEAVVFPKSYERIKEQIQPDRRLMIWGKVDRRDEQCQLIVEDAEPIEDVRMVMVELPPQQAGDIEVQHRLRDVLKGQRLEEDKAKTLVIAIIASHDQRQLVRLGVQFRVQDAQATVSALKQANFRAWSSTLVGEEP is encoded by the coding sequence ATGTTGGCGTCGGTGCCATTGAGTGTCTCTTGGCAGCTCGGGTTCAGGGGGGTTGATTTTCAGTCCCTCGCCGATCTGTGCGATCGCGTCGCCTGTCTCAAGGATGCTCGGATTGATCACCGCTCCGTCAACCGGCGAGCCTTGGAAGCCTTGATTCAGTGTGGAGCCTTCGATCGCCTCAACTCGAATCGGAAGCAGTTGAGCCATGATCTAGAACTGGTGCTGGACTGGGCACAATCCCGAGCCAAAGATCGCGCCATCGGTCAGGGAAATCTGTTCGATCTCCTGGCCCCACCTCCTGGGGCTACAACGCAGTCCAGCTATGAGTTAGCTCCCAAAGCACCGCAGGTCGAAGATTTTCCCCAGCAGGAAAAGTTACGCCTGGAAAAGGAATTGCTCGGCTTTTATATCTCGGATCATCCCCTGAAACCGATCCAGCAATCGGCTCAGGTACTGGCTCCCATTAGCCTCTGTAACCTGGAATCCCAACCTGAAGACATGCATGTCAGTGCCATTGTGATGGTGACGGCAGTCAAAGCTGTTACGACCAAAAAGGGCGATCGCATGGCGATTGTGCAGCTCGAAGATCTCACAGGACATGCTGAAGCCGTGGTCTTTCCCAAAAGCTATGAGCGGATTAAGGAGCAGATTCAGCCCGATCGTCGCTTAATGATTTGGGGAAAGGTCGATCGCCGCGATGAACAATGTCAGCTGATTGTGGAAGATGCCGAACCAATTGAAGATGTCCGCATGGTGATGGTTGAACTCCCGCCCCAGCAGGCAGGGGATATTGAAGTGCAGCATCGTTTGCGGGATGTGCTCAAAGGACAGCGCCTCGAAGAAGACAAGGCTAAAACCCTGGTGATCGCAATAATCGCCTCCCATGACCAACGGCAATTGGTGCGGCTAGGGGTTCAGTTCCGGGTGCAAGATGCTCAAGCCACGGTGAGTGCCTTGAAGCAAGCCAATTTTCGGGCTTGGTCTTCAACCCTTGTGGGAGAAGAACCCTAA
- a CDS encoding response regulator, which translates to MRILLVEDDPATRTLLENTLIAHHYNVEIAVDGQIALDLATQFDYDLVLLDIDMPELDGIRVCQRLRTQGYQIPILLLTAKDRATDRIMGLDAGADDYMIKPFNLPELLARMRALLRRGSTTVASVVTWENLQLDRRENEIRYGQQLLRLTPKEFGILELLLLHPQRIFSRAALIDRLWERDEPPTESAISSHIKAIRQKLRTAGASQDLIETMYGFGYRLRPLETGAPAKSQAAAVGAEPQAAAETAETVMLGLWERFKESFTEQIHLLSQVIVAFQEGKLTPDLRQAAQQTAHKLVGSLGVYGFPQGSTLAKQIEDILRPDRSLSMADNLQMAAWVADLKQELNREPVFKQPDSAAIAPSPPLPLTPSPLVLVVDDDEILAQGLQAEASARSLQIEVAANLAAADQILDQTLPDVILLDLTFSPSNEDGLTWLAALKQQYPQLPVLVFTGRDSLCDRVAAARLGAKAFLQKPIAPAQIFQAIQDSLHQSKAPVLYRPQSVIGQVMVVDDDPVILHRLSSILSPWGLQVTPLLDPTRFWEVLTTTVPDLLILDVEMPGFNGIELCQVVRNDPRWGNLPILFLTAHHDAETIVQAFAVGGDDYIRKPVLEPELIARVLNRLEPGQIRRQQLVSALMKPSPR; encoded by the coding sequence GTGAGAATTTTATTGGTGGAAGACGATCCAGCAACTCGTACGCTGCTGGAGAATACCTTAATTGCGCATCACTACAACGTTGAGATCGCAGTAGATGGTCAAATTGCCCTGGATTTAGCAACACAGTTTGACTATGACTTGGTACTGCTAGACATTGATATGCCGGAACTGGATGGCATTAGGGTTTGCCAACGGCTGCGTACCCAGGGTTATCAGATCCCGATTCTCTTGTTGACGGCAAAGGATCGGGCAACCGATCGCATCATGGGTCTGGATGCTGGCGCCGATGACTACATGATCAAGCCGTTCAATTTACCAGAATTGCTAGCACGGATGCGAGCCTTACTGCGCCGTGGTAGTACAACCGTCGCCTCCGTTGTCACTTGGGAAAACTTGCAGCTGGATCGCAGGGAGAATGAAATCCGTTACGGCCAGCAATTATTGCGTTTGACACCCAAAGAATTTGGCATTCTAGAATTACTGTTGTTGCACCCCCAGCGAATCTTTAGTCGCGCCGCCCTGATCGATCGCCTATGGGAACGGGATGAACCCCCGACGGAGAGCGCCATCAGCAGCCACATCAAAGCGATTCGCCAGAAACTCAGGACAGCCGGAGCCAGTCAGGATCTCATTGAGACCATGTATGGTTTTGGCTATCGCCTCCGGCCCCTAGAGACCGGCGCTCCTGCCAAAAGTCAGGCAGCGGCTGTGGGTGCAGAACCCCAGGCTGCTGCCGAAACCGCTGAGACGGTGATGTTGGGGTTATGGGAGCGGTTCAAAGAGTCCTTCACGGAACAGATTCACTTACTGAGTCAGGTGATTGTGGCGTTTCAGGAGGGTAAGTTGACACCGGATCTGCGGCAGGCCGCCCAGCAAACCGCGCATAAATTAGTGGGTTCCTTGGGGGTGTATGGTTTTCCTCAGGGTTCTACCCTGGCAAAGCAAATTGAGGATATCTTACGTCCCGATCGCTCTTTGTCCATGGCAGACAATCTCCAGATGGCGGCATGGGTTGCCGATCTGAAACAGGAACTCAACCGGGAGCCTGTCTTTAAGCAGCCCGACTCAGCGGCAATTGCCCCTTCGCCCCCCTTACCGCTGACCCCATCCCCCCTGGTGCTGGTGGTGGATGATGATGAAATCTTGGCCCAAGGATTGCAGGCTGAGGCCAGTGCCCGATCGCTCCAGATAGAAGTAGCGGCGAATCTGGCGGCAGCGGATCAGATCCTCGATCAGACCTTACCGGATGTGATTTTGTTAGATCTCACCTTTTCCCCCAGCAATGAAGATGGATTGACTTGGCTGGCAGCCCTCAAACAACAATATCCCCAGCTGCCAGTACTCGTGTTTACGGGACGAGATAGCCTCTGCGATCGCGTCGCCGCGGCCCGTCTGGGGGCAAAGGCATTTCTGCAGAAACCCATTGCTCCAGCGCAAATTTTTCAAGCCATTCAAGATTCACTGCATCAATCCAAGGCTCCGGTGCTCTACCGACCTCAATCCGTCATCGGTCAAGTCATGGTTGTCGATGACGACCCGGTGATTTTACATCGGTTATCATCCATCTTGTCCCCTTGGGGATTGCAGGTAACTCCCCTCCTCGATCCGACCCGCTTTTGGGAGGTACTGACGACCACGGTTCCCGACCTATTAATTTTAGATGTAGAAATGCCAGGTTTTAATGGGATTGAACTTTGCCAGGTGGTGCGCAACGACCCCCGGTGGGGTAACTTGCCCATTCTCTTTCTCACCGCCCATCACGATGCCGAAACCATTGTGCAGGCTTTTGCCGTTGGGGGAGATGACTATATCCGCAAGCCAGTCTTGGAACCGGAGTTAATTGCTCGGGTGCTCAATCGTCTCGAACCGGGGCAAATTCGTCGGCAGCAATTGGTGTCCGCCCTCATGAAGCCGTCGCCGCGTTGA
- a CDS encoding response regulator, with product MTTKRILIVDDEERIREVVQTCLIKLAKWEAMVAASGIEAIQQAAVALPDAILLDVSMPGMDGLETLEQLQINPETASIPVIFLTAKVQPTEQLQYQRLGVAGLIVKPFDPVQISQEISRLLGWH from the coding sequence ATGACCACGAAACGAATTTTGATCGTCGATGACGAAGAACGTATCCGAGAGGTCGTGCAAACCTGCTTGATCAAACTGGCCAAATGGGAAGCCATGGTAGCTGCCTCTGGCATAGAAGCCATCCAACAAGCGGCGGTTGCACTCCCCGATGCCATTTTGCTAGATGTCTCCATGCCAGGAATGGACGGGCTAGAAACCCTGGAACAGCTTCAAATCAACCCCGAGACAGCCTCTATTCCTGTCATCTTCCTCACGGCCAAAGTTCAACCCACCGAGCAATTGCAATATCAACGGCTCGGTGTTGCGGGACTCATTGTTAAACCCTTTGATCCAGTTCAGATCTCCCAGGAAATTAGTCGCTTGTTGGGCTGGCATTGA
- a CDS encoding GAF domain-containing protein, producing MIQASRTVLMVENSPEERQRLRHYLLQDNRYTYTLLEADTGAAGLAQYRIAQPDAILLNGLLPDLNGLEFLQALQPQIGCPDLPVVMLIEGGNEDWVAQALQQGAHQYLYHSTLTAETLRLALHSVIKQGELQRQVAALTANTDQTLAVLRHREEQLRLALESAWMGIWDWDIVNDHLVWDDRMYELYGIDPADFLGAYQAWEASVHPEDQAMAREAIQQAIRGEKDYDPVFRVVCPNGTLRTLKANAIVQRNSQGEAQRMIGVNYDISLQQAALRERQQAQEMLQQQLEHQHLMMEITQRIRRSLNLQDTLQTTVDEVRNYLQTDRVIIFKFSPTWNGTVVVESVGTNWTSILGTQIEDPCFGQSYVEPFKHGLVTAKSNIYTAGISPCHLQLLVNFQVQANIVVPILQGDELWGLLVAHHCLAPRQWQTSETDLLQQLADQVSIALQQSTLFEQVQSELKQRQQAELALQELNGELEQRVAERTAELTRVNNRLLETLLDQQHTQLILHEQAQLLDLAHDTILTHDLNDVITFWNQGAEFMYGWTKAEAIGQVSHTLLQTQFPRPLAEIQAELLEQGYWEGELVHTHRDGRMLIVDSRWVMQKDQIGKPIKVLEINTDISAAKRDEVVRKQAEDVIRQQAERESLLLEMSQRIRQSLDLQTIFRTASEEIRQFIHADRVGIFKFYPDANFDDGEFVSESVTAGFDSVLEIRIHDHCFGEQYAVYYQQGRIQAIDDIETAGLLDCHRDVLARFQIRANLIVPLLNGDNLWGLLCIHQCSAPRPWQEVEIDLVKQIANQLAIAIQQSELYEKLQLELQERQQSAAVLQEAERRWRSLFESSNLAVFNSDTRGTINAANPCLLKLTGYTEPEMIGQNWFDLLVLPDLAQEQFRQFQENLRQESFPSAQTRILTKSREEKVINWSHTLLRNPTGEVVGVMGIGEDITQRQAVEKLKDEFISIVSHELRTPLTSIRGSLGLLATGVMDDEPEAMRRMIEIAAIDTERLVRLVNDMLDLEKLEAGKVSLVREWCDAADLMQRSIEVMETSAQEAGVILVIYPLSIQIWVAPDRIIQTLTNLLSNAIKFSSPGGIVWLRAAVREDKMVSARDAEIPFPPLSRHPVIPASRHILFSIQDQGRGIPSNKLESIFGRFQQVDASDSRDQGGTGLGLAICQSIVQQHGGQIWVESIWGQGSTFFFTLPLQPH from the coding sequence ATGATTCAAGCATCGCGCACCGTTCTGATGGTGGAGAACTCTCCGGAAGAGCGGCAACGGCTGCGTCACTATCTGTTGCAAGACAATCGCTACACCTATACCCTATTAGAGGCAGACACCGGGGCAGCCGGACTGGCACAATACCGGATTGCCCAACCCGATGCGATTTTGCTGAACGGTTTACTGCCCGATCTGAATGGCTTGGAGTTCCTGCAAGCCCTCCAACCTCAGATTGGCTGCCCCGATCTACCCGTGGTGATGCTGATCGAGGGAGGAAACGAGGACTGGGTGGCGCAGGCATTGCAACAGGGTGCCCACCAGTATCTCTATCATTCAACCCTGACCGCTGAGACCTTACGACTGGCACTTCACAGTGTCATTAAACAGGGAGAACTTCAGCGGCAAGTTGCAGCCCTGACCGCCAACACCGATCAGACCCTGGCCGTGCTGCGTCACCGGGAAGAACAGCTGCGGCTGGCCTTAGAATCTGCCTGGATGGGGATTTGGGACTGGGATATCGTCAATGACCATCTGGTCTGGGACGATCGCATGTATGAACTCTATGGCATTGATCCCGCAGACTTTTTAGGAGCCTATCAGGCATGGGAAGCCAGCGTCCATCCCGAGGATCAGGCCATGGCAAGGGAGGCCATTCAACAAGCGATTCGAGGTGAAAAAGACTACGATCCGGTGTTTAGAGTTGTGTGCCCCAATGGTACCCTTCGAACTCTGAAAGCCAATGCCATCGTGCAACGCAATTCCCAGGGTGAAGCCCAACGGATGATTGGGGTTAACTACGATATTAGCCTTCAGCAGGCAGCACTGCGAGAACGCCAGCAAGCCCAGGAGATGCTGCAACAGCAACTAGAACATCAACACCTGATGATGGAGATTACCCAACGGATTCGGCGATCGCTGAATTTGCAAGACACGCTCCAAACTACCGTGGATGAAGTGCGAAATTACCTGCAAACTGATCGGGTGATTATCTTCAAATTTTCCCCTACCTGGAACGGCACCGTTGTTGTGGAGTCGGTGGGAACCAATTGGACATCAATTTTAGGAACCCAGATCGAAGACCCTTGCTTTGGCCAATCCTATGTCGAACCCTTTAAACACGGGCTGGTGACAGCGAAATCTAACATCTATACGGCTGGCATCAGCCCCTGCCACCTGCAACTCCTAGTAAATTTTCAAGTGCAGGCAAATATCGTGGTGCCGATTTTGCAGGGAGATGAGCTGTGGGGGTTACTGGTTGCCCACCACTGTTTAGCCCCTCGCCAGTGGCAAACCTCAGAAACTGATTTGCTGCAACAGTTAGCTGACCAGGTTAGCATTGCGCTGCAGCAATCAACCTTATTTGAGCAGGTTCAGTCGGAACTCAAACAACGTCAGCAGGCGGAGTTAGCACTCCAAGAGCTGAATGGGGAATTAGAGCAACGAGTGGCAGAACGCACCGCCGAACTGACTCGGGTGAACAATCGCCTATTGGAAACCCTCTTAGATCAGCAACACACTCAGTTGATTCTGCACGAACAGGCACAATTGTTGGATCTCGCCCACGACACGATTCTGACCCACGATCTGAATGATGTGATCACGTTCTGGAACCAGGGTGCAGAGTTCATGTATGGCTGGACCAAAGCAGAGGCGATCGGCCAAGTGTCCCACACCCTCCTGCAAACCCAATTTCCCAGGCCGCTGGCAGAGATTCAAGCCGAGCTATTGGAGCAGGGATACTGGGAAGGGGAACTGGTTCATACCCACCGCGATGGGAGGATGCTGATTGTCGATAGTCGCTGGGTGATGCAGAAAGATCAGATCGGGAAGCCGATTAAGGTATTGGAAATCAACACCGATATCAGCGCCGCCAAGCGCGACGAAGTCGTTCGTAAACAGGCTGAAGACGTGATTCGCCAGCAGGCTGAGCGAGAATCTTTACTCTTAGAAATGAGTCAGCGAATTCGTCAATCCCTGGATCTCCAGACTATTTTCAGGACAGCTTCCGAAGAAATTCGTCAATTTATCCATGCGGATCGGGTCGGTATCTTCAAGTTCTATCCCGATGCCAACTTCGACGACGGTGAGTTTGTCTCAGAATCCGTGACGGCAGGATTTGACTCTGTTTTAGAAATTAGAATTCACGACCATTGCTTTGGAGAGCAATATGCCGTCTACTATCAACAGGGCAGAATCCAAGCCATCGATGATATCGAAACCGCTGGGCTTCTCGACTGTCATCGGGATGTTTTGGCACGGTTTCAGATCCGAGCCAATCTAATTGTGCCTTTGCTGAATGGAGACAACCTCTGGGGGTTGTTATGTATTCATCAATGCTCCGCACCTCGTCCCTGGCAAGAGGTTGAGATTGACTTGGTTAAACAAATTGCCAATCAATTGGCGATCGCCATCCAGCAATCTGAGCTATACGAAAAATTGCAACTAGAACTACAAGAACGCCAGCAATCCGCTGCGGTTTTACAAGAAGCTGAACGACGCTGGCGATCGCTGTTTGAGAGCAGTAACCTGGCAGTCTTCAACTCAGACACCAGGGGCACCATCAATGCCGCCAATCCCTGCCTGCTGAAATTAACCGGATATACAGAGCCGGAAATGATTGGTCAAAACTGGTTTGATTTATTGGTCTTACCGGATCTAGCCCAGGAGCAATTCCGGCAGTTTCAGGAAAATCTCCGGCAGGAATCTTTTCCGTCGGCGCAAACGAGGATTTTAACCAAATCTAGGGAAGAAAAAGTCATTAACTGGAGCCATACGCTGTTGCGCAACCCCACGGGCGAAGTGGTGGGGGTGATGGGCATTGGGGAAGATATCACTCAACGGCAGGCGGTTGAGAAACTCAAGGACGAATTTATTTCGATTGTCAGCCATGAATTGCGAACCCCCTTAACCTCGATCCGAGGATCACTGGGGCTGCTGGCAACCGGGGTGATGGACGATGAACCGGAGGCCATGCGGCGGATGATTGAAATTGCGGCGATCGACACCGAACGCCTCGTGCGACTGGTGAACGACATGCTCGACCTAGAAAAATTAGAAGCGGGCAAAGTTTCTCTGGTTCGAGAATGGTGTGATGCCGCAGACCTGATGCAGCGATCCATCGAAGTCATGGAAACCAGCGCCCAGGAAGCAGGTGTCATATTAGTCATCTATCCCTTGTCCATTCAGATCTGGGTAGCGCCCGATCGCATCATCCAAACCCTGACCAATCTCCTCAGCAACGCCATTAAATTTTCATCCCCTGGGGGCATCGTCTGGCTCAGGGCAGCAGTCAGGGAGGATAAGATGGTGAGTGCGAGAGATGCTGAGATTCCTTTTCCACCGCTGTCTCGTCATCCCGTGATCCCGGCATCCCGCCACATTCTCTTTTCCATTCAAGATCAGGGGCGCGGCATTCCTAGCAATAAACTAGAAAGCATATTTGGGCGCTTCCAACAGGTGGATGCCTCGGACTCCCGCGATCAGGGCGGTACAGGGTTAGGATTGGCAATCTGTCAGTCGATTGTGCAGCAACACGGTGGTCAAATCTGGGTCGAGAGCATTTGGGGTCAGGGCAGCACTTTTTTCTTTACCTTGCCGCTGCAACCCCACTAA